One window from the genome of Paracoccus marcusii encodes:
- a CDS encoding tripartite tricarboxylate transporter substrate binding protein, with translation MRHFVYGAAVVLGLAMPAMAEYPERDIQGIIQWGAGGSTDTVSRSVTPHAEEILGAKVILQNVTGGVGAIGLNQADRADADGYTLLFGAENPLLYKVMGLGEKDYSDFVPINVIARGIPILVAQPDAPFDTFPEMIAYINENPGEVRFGSTGPGGLPSVVTAMINDKTPIEVTAVPYDGDGPALTALQGGAIDVMPAVLGAALEPVRAGNLKAIAIFDTEGVPQLPDVPAITDTNPEFADLLPWGPFFGIFVKAGTPDDIVAKLTDAYGQATQNADFLSMMEGRGFRMLSLTGAEAQEFLDGWQSQTAWILYDAEIAKNSPEDFGISRP, from the coding sequence ATGCGACATTTTGTTTACGGCGCGGCCGTGGTGCTGGGTCTGGCGATGCCTGCGATGGCCGAATACCCCGAACGCGACATCCAGGGCATCATCCAGTGGGGTGCCGGCGGGTCGACCGACACGGTCAGCCGTTCTGTGACGCCGCATGCCGAGGAGATCCTGGGCGCCAAGGTGATCCTGCAGAACGTGACCGGCGGGGTCGGGGCCATCGGCCTGAACCAGGCAGACCGCGCGGATGCCGACGGCTATACCCTGCTGTTCGGGGCCGAGAACCCCTTGCTCTACAAGGTCATGGGTCTGGGAGAGAAGGACTATTCGGACTTCGTGCCGATCAACGTCATCGCGCGCGGCATCCCCATCCTGGTCGCCCAGCCCGATGCGCCCTTCGACACCTTCCCCGAGATGATCGCCTATATCAACGAGAACCCGGGAGAGGTCCGTTTCGGTTCGACCGGGCCGGGCGGCCTGCCGTCGGTGGTCACGGCGATGATCAACGACAAGACCCCGATCGAGGTGACCGCCGTGCCCTATGACGGCGACGGCCCGGCGCTGACCGCGCTGCAGGGCGGGGCGATCGACGTGATGCCCGCCGTGCTGGGCGCCGCGCTGGAGCCGGTGCGGGCCGGCAACCTCAAGGCCATCGCGATCTTCGACACCGAGGGCGTGCCGCAGCTGCCCGACGTCCCGGCGATCACCGACACGAACCCGGAATTCGCCGACCTGCTGCCCTGGGGTCCGTTCTTCGGCATCTTCGTCAAGGCGGGCACCCCCGACGACATCGTGGCCAAGCTGACCGACGCCTATGGCCAGGCCACGCAGAACGCCGACTTCCTGTCGATGATGGAGGGACGCGGCTTCCGCATGCTGTCGCTGACCGGCGCCGAAGCCCAGGAGTTCCTGGACGGCTGGCAGAGCCAGACCGCCTGGATCCTGTACGACGCCGAGATCGCGAAGAACTCGCCCGAGGATTTCGGCATCAGCCGTCCCTGA
- a CDS encoding tripartite tricarboxylate transporter TctB family protein — translation MEPTPKRRPGELVFNIAVMLASFGLLYSAYGISGFEALSAPGAVPMATTAIMAVCAIIILVQTLRKGTGGGQTVAADILPLIVIVTIAMIAAYAVLLRPLGFLPTSVLFLLVMIRFLSRRGWGFCLVVSVGTVFVIWIIFRLIFAVLMPQGIIPEGRIVSAITSLF, via the coding sequence ATGGAACCGACCCCCAAACGTCGTCCGGGCGAACTTGTCTTCAACATCGCCGTCATGCTGGCCAGCTTCGGCCTGCTCTATTCCGCCTACGGCATCTCGGGCTTCGAGGCGCTTTCGGCCCCCGGCGCGGTGCCGATGGCCACCACCGCGATCATGGCGGTCTGCGCGATCATCATCCTGGTCCAGACGCTGCGCAAGGGCACGGGCGGCGGGCAGACCGTGGCCGCCGACATCCTGCCGCTGATCGTGATCGTGACCATCGCGATGATCGCCGCTTATGCGGTGCTGCTGCGGCCGCTTGGCTTCCTGCCGACCTCGGTGCTGTTCCTGCTGGTCATGATCCGCTTTCTGTCGCGGCGCGGATGGGGCTTCTGCCTGGTCGTGTCGGTGGGCACCGTCTTCGTGATCTGGATCATCTTCCGCCTGATCTTCGCCGTCCTGATGCCCCAGGGCATCATCCCCGAGGGACGCATCGTCTCTGCCATCACGTCGCTGTTCTGA
- a CDS encoding tripartite tricarboxylate transporter permease produces the protein MDILSNLLIPIVNLDLLMLIAVGTFAGIYVGAIPGLSVTMAVSILISFTFSWEVYPALALMIGIYMGGVYGGSRTAILLNIPGAPSAIATALDGFPMAQQGRAGEAIGIVTVVSFIGGFIGIFALGAFAPLLSDFAIGFQPRDFMLLAIMGILLVGSLSGDSLVKGIFAGALGIGVGAVGMDPLTIQDRFVFGISELRGGISFVAVMIGLFGVSEALIQLHSIHTPAVRQKITGIIPSWSKVRRHLPLGLQTSTIGTVVGALPGTGGDIAALMAYDHAKRVTRNPETPFGKGAIEGLVAPESANNAAVGGAFIPMLTLGIPGDAVTAIMIGALFIHGLNPGPMLMIEQPDMFWFIVSSLALANVFMLIFGLTGIRLFVRIVELPRTVLLPVIMVLSIVGAYAVNNSLTDVYWMLGFGVLGYFMRLYGYPLAPIILGVILSRLLDDNWRRAIISEREDFGAMMMGIFTSPLSLCLFLAVVMILVTNTPWWARRRARKA, from the coding sequence ATGGACATCCTGTCGAACCTGCTGATCCCGATCGTCAATCTTGACCTGCTGATGCTGATCGCCGTGGGGACCTTCGCGGGCATCTATGTCGGCGCGATCCCCGGCCTGTCGGTGACGATGGCCGTGTCGATCCTGATCTCGTTCACCTTCTCATGGGAGGTCTATCCGGCGCTGGCGCTGATGATCGGCATCTACATGGGCGGGGTCTATGGCGGATCGCGCACCGCGATCCTGCTGAACATTCCCGGCGCACCATCGGCCATCGCCACCGCCCTGGACGGATTTCCCATGGCCCAGCAGGGCCGCGCCGGAGAGGCGATCGGCATCGTGACCGTGGTCTCGTTCATCGGCGGCTTCATCGGCATCTTCGCCCTGGGCGCCTTTGCCCCGCTGCTGTCGGATTTCGCCATCGGGTTCCAGCCGCGCGACTTCATGCTGCTGGCGATCATGGGCATCCTGCTGGTCGGATCGCTGTCGGGCGACAGCCTGGTCAAGGGCATCTTCGCGGGCGCCCTGGGCATCGGCGTGGGCGCGGTGGGCATGGACCCGCTGACCATCCAGGACCGGTTCGTCTTCGGCATCTCGGAACTGCGGGGCGGGATCTCGTTCGTGGCGGTGATGATCGGCCTTTTCGGCGTGTCCGAGGCGTTGATCCAGCTGCACAGCATCCACACCCCGGCCGTGCGCCAGAAGATCACCGGCATCATCCCCAGCTGGTCCAAGGTGCGTCGGCACCTGCCGCTTGGCCTGCAGACCTCGACCATCGGCACGGTCGTGGGGGCCCTGCCGGGCACCGGCGGCGACATCGCCGCGCTGATGGCCTATGACCACGCCAAGCGCGTCACCCGCAACCCCGAGACCCCCTTCGGCAAGGGCGCCATCGAAGGGCTGGTCGCCCCCGAGTCCGCCAACAATGCCGCCGTGGGCGGGGCGTTCATCCCCATGCTGACGCTTGGCATCCCGGGCGACGCGGTCACCGCGATCATGATCGGCGCGCTGTTCATCCACGGCCTGAACCCCGGCCCGATGCTGATGATCGAACAGCCAGACATGTTCTGGTTCATCGTCAGCTCGCTGGCGCTGGCCAACGTGTTCATGCTGATCTTCGGCCTGACCGGGATCCGCCTGTTCGTGCGCATCGTCGAACTGCCGCGCACGGTCCTGCTGCCGGTCATCATGGTGCTGTCGATCGTCGGCGCCTATGCGGTCAACAACAGCCTGACGGATGTCTACTGGATGCTGGGCTTCGGCGTGCTGGGCTATTTCATGCGGCTTTACGGCTATCCACTGGCGCCGATCATCCTGGGGGTGATCCTGTCGCGGCTTCTGGACGACAACTGGCGCCGGGCCATCATCAGCGAGCGCGAGGATTTCGGCGCGATGATGATGGGCATCTTCACCAGCCCGCTGTCGCTGTGCCTGTTCCTGGCGGTCGTGATGATCCTTGTCACCAACACGCCGTGGTGGGCCCGGCGGCGCGCCCGCAAGGCCTGA
- a CDS encoding shikimate dehydrogenase family protein, translating to MKDLTMTDTILLGLIGDNIAASQSPRLHRLAGLQNGRRVRYDSLIPAVEGLDFDALFARCAAGGYRGINVTYPYKEVVAGRLRIDDPLVRAIGACNTVLFDPEGPRGFNTDYSGFVAAYRRVRGERAPGAVLMIGAGGVGRAVAFGLIALGATEIRLADRDAAKADGLADALRRAAPGLVVRTGTDAAALAPGAQGLINCTPVGMVGYGGTPLPADLMMGAEWVFDAVYTPVDTPFLRDAGAAGLDVISGYELFVGQGVDAWAIFTGLPLEEVRLRDDLAAGRDAP from the coding sequence ATGAAAGACCTGACCATGACCGACACGATCCTGCTGGGCCTGATCGGCGACAACATCGCGGCCTCGCAGTCGCCCCGTCTGCACCGTCTGGCGGGCCTGCAGAACGGGCGCCGGGTGCGCTATGACAGCCTGATCCCCGCGGTCGAGGGGCTGGACTTCGACGCCCTGTTCGCCCGCTGCGCGGCGGGGGGCTATCGCGGCATTAACGTCACTTATCCCTACAAGGAGGTCGTGGCGGGCCGGCTGCGCATCGACGATCCGCTGGTCAGGGCGATCGGGGCCTGCAACACGGTGCTGTTCGACCCGGAGGGGCCGCGCGGCTTCAACACCGACTATTCCGGCTTTGTCGCGGCCTATCGGCGCGTGCGGGGCGAGCGGGCGCCGGGGGCCGTGCTGATGATCGGCGCGGGCGGTGTGGGGCGCGCGGTGGCCTTCGGCCTGATCGCCTTGGGCGCAACCGAGATCCGGCTGGCCGATCGCGACGCGGCCAAGGCCGACGGCCTGGCCGATGCGCTGCGCCGCGCCGCGCCGGGGCTGGTCGTGCGGACCGGCACCGATGCGGCGGCGCTGGCGCCCGGCGCGCAGGGGCTGATCAACTGCACCCCCGTCGGCATGGTCGGCTATGGCGGCACGCCCTTGCCCGCCGATCTGATGATGGGGGCGGAGTGGGTCTTCGACGCGGTCTATACCCCGGTCGACACGCCGTTCCTGCGCGATGCGGGTGCGGCGGGTCTGGACGTCATCTCGGGATACGAGCTGTTCGTGGGGCAGGGCGTGGATGCCTGGGCCATCTTCACCGGCTTGCCCTTGGAAGAGGTGCGCCTGCGCGACGATCTGGCGGCCGGGCGGGACGCGCCATGA
- a CDS encoding bifunctional sugar phosphate isomerase/epimerase/4-hydroxyphenylpyruvate dioxygenase family protein — protein MKTSIATVSLSGSLTAKLAAIAEAGFDGIEIFEQDFLASDFTPAEVGRMVRDHGLEITLFQPFRDFEGLPEPHRSRALARAERKFDLMNQLGTDLMLVCSTVHPAAIGGIDRMARDFRDLGDLAARHGIRVGFEALCWGRFVNDHRDAWEVVRRADHPNVGLILDSFHTLARRIDPASIRAIPGDRIFFVQLADAPAIDMDLLYWSRHYRNMPGEGDLDVTSFMQAVAATGYAGPLSLEIFNDQFRSGLPRMVAKDGHRSLIALMDQVRRVEPAAAPDLPRFPAPAPVERIEYIEFATSAAEAPALETLLSSLGFAAGGRHVSKPVTVWRQGGVNVLVNSDPSGFAHSAYVTHGTTVSEIALMVPDARAAYQRATALLARPLVQETPPGQLAIPAIRGVSGNVIRLLDATSDLAGIWQVDFRATPAQAGAGITGIDHIGQTMAYDEMLSWSLFYTSIFDAQKAPMVDVVDPDGLVRSRAVRSGGLRVTLNGADARHTLAGRFIEDSFGASVQHVAFASDDLFATAAALAERGFATLRIGANYYDDIQARFGLDQGFVDRMQAASIMYDEDEGGQFFQLYSEPRADGFFLEIVQRQGNYAGYGAPNAPFRIAAQKRAARPAGMPRH, from the coding sequence ATGAAGACCTCGATCGCCACCGTGTCGCTGTCGGGCAGCCTGACCGCCAAGCTGGCCGCCATCGCCGAGGCCGGGTTCGACGGCATCGAGATCTTCGAGCAGGATTTCCTGGCCTCGGACTTCACCCCGGCCGAGGTCGGGCGCATGGTCCGCGATCACGGGCTGGAGATCACGCTGTTCCAGCCCTTCCGCGACTTCGAGGGCCTGCCCGAACCGCATCGCAGCCGCGCACTGGCCCGGGCCGAACGCAAGTTCGACCTGATGAACCAGCTGGGCACCGACCTGATGCTGGTCTGCTCGACCGTCCATCCGGCGGCCATCGGCGGCATCGATCGCATGGCGCGCGATTTCCGCGACCTGGGCGATCTGGCGGCCCGCCACGGCATCCGCGTGGGCTTCGAGGCGCTGTGCTGGGGCCGCTTCGTGAACGACCACCGCGACGCCTGGGAGGTGGTACGCCGCGCCGACCACCCGAATGTCGGCCTGATCCTGGACAGTTTCCACACGCTGGCACGCCGGATCGACCCGGCCTCCATCCGGGCCATTCCCGGCGACCGGATCTTCTTCGTGCAGCTGGCCGATGCGCCGGCCATTGACATGGACCTGCTGTACTGGTCGCGGCATTATCGCAACATGCCGGGCGAGGGCGATCTGGACGTGACCAGCTTCATGCAGGCGGTCGCGGCGACGGGCTATGCCGGACCGCTGAGCCTTGAGATCTTCAACGACCAGTTCCGGTCGGGCCTGCCGCGCATGGTGGCCAAGGACGGGCATCGCAGCCTGATCGCGCTGATGGATCAGGTGCGGCGTGTCGAACCGGCCGCCGCCCCCGACCTGCCGCGCTTTCCCGCCCCGGCCCCGGTCGAGCGGATCGAATACATCGAATTCGCCACCAGCGCGGCCGAGGCCCCCGCGCTGGAGACGCTGCTGTCCAGCCTTGGCTTTGCGGCAGGGGGGCGCCATGTCTCCAAGCCGGTGACGGTCTGGCGTCAGGGCGGCGTGAACGTGCTGGTCAATTCCGACCCCTCGGGCTTTGCCCACAGCGCGTACGTGACCCACGGGACGACCGTGTCGGAAATCGCGCTGATGGTCCCCGATGCCCGCGCCGCGTATCAGCGCGCGACCGCGCTTCTGGCGCGGCCGCTGGTCCAAGAGACGCCGCCGGGACAGCTGGCGATTCCCGCGATCCGGGGCGTCAGCGGAAACGTGATCCGCCTGCTGGATGCCACGTCGGACCTGGCGGGCATCTGGCAGGTCGATTTCCGCGCGACGCCCGCGCAGGCCGGGGCCGGGATCACCGGGATCGACCACATCGGCCAGACCATGGCCTATGACGAGATGCTCAGCTGGTCGCTGTTCTACACGTCGATCTTCGACGCGCAGAAGGCGCCCATGGTCGATGTCGTGGACCCCGACGGGCTGGTGCGCAGCCGGGCGGTCCGGTCGGGCGGGCTGCGGGTGACGCTGAACGGGGCCGATGCGCGCCATACCCTGGCCGGCCGGTTCATCGAGGACAGCTTCGGCGCCTCGGTCCAGCATGTGGCCTTTGCCAGCGACGACCTGTTCGCCACCGCCGCCGCCTTGGCAGAACGCGGTTTCGCCACGCTGCGGATCGGCGCCAACTACTATGACGACATCCAGGCCCGGTTCGGGCTGGATCAGGGCTTCGTCGACAGGATGCAGGCGGCATCGATCATGTATGACGAGGATGAGGGCGGACAGTTCTTCCAGCTGTACAGCGAACCGCGCGCCGACGGCTTCTTCCTTGAGATCGTCCAGCGGCAGGGCAACTATGCGGGCTATGGCGCGCCCAATGCCCCGTTCCGCATCGCCGCGCAGAAACGCGCCGCCCGTCCTGCCGGAATGCCGCGCCACTAG
- a CDS encoding spore coat U domain-containing protein — translation MTPAPFQRAILLFLIAGLLALGLAAPARAQSCTFSASNIVLGPVDVLGSSPTTATGNIAVNCSTFLGLLTSITVTIELGDGSAGLFGSLRRLGGPSGSSLAYDLYQKPTHTTIFGGSQGTHGGQPVVLTGSSVLSLLTTTGMNVPVYARVPGAQNAAVPGAYSATFSRQPLDVRATTRACSVLGCDTRVTGFTFGVQAQVRPNCRVVADDLDFGQHGLLDRPVDATSQVRVTCTAGTSYSLGLGHGLQAAGIGGRQMRDLAGHRVGYQLYRDAARTQPWGLIADGLATTDAGTGVSRAVTVHGRVPPQPTPPPGAYSDTVVVTVTY, via the coding sequence ATGACCCCTGCCCCCTTCCAGCGTGCCATCCTGCTGTTCCTGATCGCAGGTCTGCTGGCCCTTGGGTTGGCCGCTCCGGCCCGGGCGCAAAGCTGCACCTTCTCGGCCAGCAACATCGTGCTGGGGCCCGTCGATGTCCTGGGCAGCAGCCCGACCACCGCCACGGGCAACATCGCGGTCAACTGCTCGACCTTCCTTGGGCTGCTGACCTCGATCACGGTGACGATCGAACTGGGCGACGGTTCGGCGGGTCTGTTCGGCAGCCTGCGCCGCCTTGGGGGGCCGTCGGGCAGCAGCCTGGCCTATGACCTGTACCAGAAACCGACCCACACCACGATCTTCGGAGGAAGTCAGGGAACGCATGGCGGGCAGCCCGTGGTCCTGACGGGCAGCTCGGTCCTGTCGCTGCTGACGACGACGGGCATGAACGTGCCGGTCTATGCCCGCGTCCCCGGCGCGCAGAACGCGGCCGTTCCGGGTGCCTACAGCGCGACATTTTCGCGTCAGCCGTTGGATGTCCGCGCCACGACAAGGGCCTGCAGCGTGCTCGGATGCGACACGCGCGTGACGGGCTTCACCTTTGGCGTGCAGGCCCAGGTCCGCCCGAACTGCCGCGTCGTCGCCGACGATCTGGACTTTGGCCAGCATGGCCTGCTGGATCGACCGGTCGATGCGACCAGCCAGGTCCGCGTGACCTGCACCGCGGGAACCAGCTACAGCCTGGGGCTGGGTCACGGGTTGCAGGCGGCGGGGATCGGCGGCCGGCAGATGCGCGATCTGGCGGGACATCGCGTGGGCTATCAACTGTATCGCGATGCGGCCCGGACGCAGCCATGGGGGCTGATCGCGGACGGCCTGGCCACGACGGATGCGGGGACCGGGGTCTCGCGCGCCGTGACGGTCCATGGCCGCGTGCCCCCGCAGCCGACGCCCCCGCCCGGTGCCTATTCCGATACCGTCGTGGTCACGGTCACCTATTGA